A part of Aegilops tauschii subsp. strangulata cultivar AL8/78 chromosome 2, Aet v6.0, whole genome shotgun sequence genomic DNA contains:
- the LOC109759178 gene encoding probable serine/threonine-protein kinase PBL7 → MGCFPCFDSGSDGELLYPKQGGGGGGNGTGGRTAAAASSSGVGAREERPMVPPRVEKLPAGAEKARAKGNAGMKELSDLRDANGNVLSAQTFTFRQLTAATRNFREECFIGEGGFGRVYKGRLDGGQVVAIKQLNRDGNQGNKEFLVEVLMLSLLHHQNLVNLVGYCADGEQRLLVYEYMPLGSLEDHLHDLPPDKEPLDWNTRMKIAAGAAKGLEYLHDKAQPPVIYRDFKSSNILLGDDFHPKLSDFGLAKLGPVGDKSHVSTRVMGTYGYCAPEYAMTGQLTVKSDVYSFGVVLLELITGRKAIDSTRPHGEQNLVSWARPLFNDRRKLPKMADPGLQGRYPMRGLYQALAVASMCIQSEAASRPLIADVVTALSYLASQIYDPNAIHASKKAGGDQRSRVSDSGRTLLKNDEAGSSGHKSDRDDSPREPPPGILNDRERMVAEAKMWGANLREKTRAAANAQGSLDSPTETG, encoded by the exons ATGGGTTGCTTCCCGTGCTTCGATTCGGGCTCCGACGGGGAGCTGCTCTACCCCAagcagggcggcggaggcggcggaaaTGGCACGGGCGGACGGACTGCGGCCGCGGCATCGTCCTCCGGCGTCGGCGCCCGCGAGGAGAGACCCATGGTCCCGCCGCGCGTCGAGAAGCTCCCCGCAG GGGCTGAGAAGGCAAGGGCAAAAGGCAATGCCGGAATGAAGGAGCTTTCAGATCTCAGGGATGCCAATGGCAATGTCCTCTCTGCGCAGACGTTCACCTTCCGCCAGCTTACAGCTGCCACGAGGAACTTCAGGGAGGAATGCTTCATTGGGGAGGGAGGGTTCGGACGTGTTTACAAGGGCCGTCTTGATGGAGGCCAG GTTGTTGCTATAAAGCAGCTCAATAGGGATGGAAACCAAGGAAACAAAGAATTTCTGGTGGAGGTCCTTATGCTCAGTTTGCTGCATCATCAAAACCTTGTTAATTTGGTTGGTTATTGCGCTGATGGAGAGCAACGCCTTCTGGTGTATGAGTATATGCCCCTTGGATCATTGGAAGACCATCTCCATG ATCTCCCTCCTGATAAGGAACCGTTGGACTGGAACACTAGGATGAAAATTGCAGCTGGTGCTGCTAAAGGGTTGGAATACCTCCATGACAAGGCACAACCACCAGTTATATATAGAGACTTCAAGTCATCAAATATTCTATTGGGTGATGATTTCCATCCAAAGCTGTCAGACTTTGGTCTCGCTAAATTGGGTCCTGTTGGTGACAAGTCTCATGTCTCTACACGTGTGATGGGAACATACGGCTATTGTGCTCCAGAATATGCTATGACAGGGCAACTTACAGTCAAGTCAGATGTCTATAGCTTTGGAGTGGTGTTGCTTGAGTTGATTACTGGCCGGAAGGCCATTGACAGCACCAGACCTCATGGGGAACAAAACCTCGTGTCATGG GCACGCCCTCTTTTCAATGACAGGCGGAAGCTCCCAAAGATGGCTGATCCAGGGCTGCAGGGACGATATCCCATGCGTGGGCTCTACCAAGCCCTCGCTGTGGCGTCAATGTGTATTCAGTCAGAGGCTGCTTCGCGACCACTTATCGCTGATGTTGTGACTGCTCTTTCCTACTTGGCGTCCCAAATTTATGATCCTAATGCGATCCATGCCTCGAAAAAGGCAGGTGGCGACCAGCGAAGTAGGGTTTCTGATAGTGGAAGGACGCTCCTGAAGAATGATGAGGCAGGCAGCTCAGGACACAAGTCGGATCGGGATGATTCCCCCAGGGAGCCTCCTCCGGGGATCCTTAATGACAGGGAGAGGATGGTGGCTGAGGCGAAGATGTGGGGTGCGAACCTGCGGGAGAAGACGCGTGCTGCTGCCAATGCACAGGGGAGCCTCGATTCTCCAACTGAAACCGGATAG